In Citrus sinensis cultivar Valencia sweet orange chromosome 4, DVS_A1.0, whole genome shotgun sequence, one DNA window encodes the following:
- the LOC127898635 gene encoding LOB domain-containing protein 1-like produces the protein MQITQQYSTPSFSSPRSINASSSQSSPSFATPPSPPSIVLSPCAACKILRRRCVEKCVLAPYFPPTEPQKFVIAHRVFGASNIIKFLQELPEPQRADAVTSMVYEANSRIRDPVYGCAGVVCHLQKQVSELQAELAKAQAELASMQSQQQNLIALICMEMAQSQEQVLHRHQQQQPPQQFIDTSCFLDEYSLGSTWEPLWT, from the exons ATGCAAATTACTCAACAGTACTCCactccatctttttcttctcctcGAAGCATTAATGCTTCTTCTTCACAATCTTCTCCAAGTTTTGCTACCCCACCGTCGCCGCCGTCTATAGTTCTTAGCCCCTGTGCTGCTTGCAAAATCCTCCGCCGCAGATGCGTCGAGAAATGTGTTTTAGCTCCATATTTTCCTCCAACTGAACCACAAAAGTTCGTCATAGCTCATAGAGTCTTTGGTGCTAGCAATATCATCAAGTTCTTGCAg gAATTGCCGGAACCTCAAAGGGCAGACGCAGTGACCAGCATGGTTTATGAAGCAAATTCCAGAATCAGGGATCCTGTCTACGGCTGCGCCGGCGTGGTTTGCCATCTGCAGAAACAAGTCAGTGAGCTTCAGGCTGAGTTAGCCAAGGCACAGGCCGAGCTCGCTTCCATGCAAAGCCAGCAACAAAATTTGATTGCTTTGATTTGCATGGAAATGGCTCAATCTCAAGAACAAGTCCTGCATCGtcatcagcagcagcagccgCCACAGCAGTTCATTGATACAAGCTGTTTTTTGGACGAATACAGTCTTGGCTCTACCTGGGAACCTCTCTGGACATGA
- the LOC102627876 gene encoding LOB domain-containing protein 1-like, whose protein sequence is MEYKYQLGITHSLKRSGAATKLHYYIINFMTMHTTFPPLSSSPSPSFQSSPSINASPSKSSPNLAAPPPIVLSPCAACKSLRRRCDEKCVLAPYFPPTEPQNFIIVHRVFGASNIIKCLQGLPECQRSDAVSSMVYEANARIRNPVHGCAGAISQLQKQVIKLQAELAKAQAETVSMQCQRDNLVALICKEMTTQFPQETMNRVLPQQQFNDDDATTCYLDDKDFASTWDALWT, encoded by the exons ATGGAA tataaataCCAACTTGGTATAACTCATTCACTCAAGAGGAGTGGCGCAGCGACAAAGTTgcattattatattatcaatTTCATGACCATGCACACTACATTTCCccctctttcttcttctccttctccttcTTTTCAATCTTCTCCAAGCATTAATGCCTCTCCTTCAAAATCTTCTCCAAATCTTGCTGCCCCACCGCCTATTGTTCTTAGTCCATGCGCAGCTTGCAAAAGCCTTCGCCGGAGATGCGACGAGAAGTGTGTTTTAGCTCCATATTTTCCACCAACTGAACCACAAAATTTCATCATTGTTCATAGAGTCTTCGGAGCTAGCAACATCATCAAGTGCTTGCAG GGACTGCCAGAGTGTCAACGATCAGATGCAGTGAGCAGCATGGTCTACGAAGCAAACGCTAGAATCCGAAATCCGGTGCATGGCTGCGCGGGTGCAATTAGTCAACTCCAGAAACAAGTGATTAAGCTTCAAGCAGAGTTGGCCAAGGCACAAGCCGAGACGGTCAGCATGCAGTGCCAACGAGACAATTTGGTTGCCCTAATTTGCAAGGAAATGACGACACAATTTCCTCAAGAAACCATGAATAGGGTCTTGCCCCAACAGCAATTCAATGACGACGACGCCACCACATGTTATTTAGATGACAAGGATTTTGCCTCCAC